The following are encoded together in the Acidicapsa ligni genome:
- a CDS encoding efflux RND transporter permease subunit has protein sequence MWIVRLALRRPYTFVVFSILMLLLGIGTCVEAPKDIYPYIDIPVVTIVWSYTGLPPEEMEGRIVTVCERALTTTVNDIEHTESESFQGVAVIRVYFQPRVKVELAMSQITAVVQTVLRVMPPGTFPPNILKYDASSVPIVQLGLSGQGLTEEDLYDLGLSFIRPRLANVEGASIPLPYGGKVRQVQVDVDPNQLYSHHLSASDVSVAFNQQNLILPAGVARIGDREFIVKTNSSPLVVSALNDLPIRSSNGSVVLVKDVAQVRLGYAPQVNVVREDGKRSALLTVLKNGQTSTLDIVKHVKEMLPQVKAGLPGGLEITPLFDQSIFVSESINEVIREASIAAALTALMILLFLGSWRSTLIVCISIPLSIATSLVILYASGQTINVMTLGGLALAVGILVDDATVEIENTHRNMTENKPLIRAILDSAEQVASPAFVSTLSICMVFTPVVLLSGAAKYLFTPLALAVVFAMLASYFLSRTLVPTMMHFLLGSELELYQDKDKAKEEEKKNWIWRWHSKFDRWFERRRESYKHALEWTLENRGLTIAIFGGFVLLSLPLVFLIGTDFFPYVDSGQMRLHVYPPQGMRPEDSEQYFAKIEKEIRQVIPPGEVKLILDNIGLPNGGFNLAFSDSSVTSDSDGDILIALNPGKRNTQLYMRQLRLDLQAKFPDGVFFFTPANITNQILDFGLPAPIDLQLSGRGKNNYEIAQKLLKQVKAIPGVADAHIHQQIALPTLDVNVDRLKASLIGVTQQDVTQSMLVSLTGTGQTAPNEWLNPQNGVNYQVVVQTPQYRIDSLQALARTPITSPTGHSSQLLGNLADFQRDVSPVSIGHYNIQPIYDVYASTDQRDLGGVASDIRKIMDKAKGDLPVGSTLALRGEVKTMSESFTRLGIGIIFAIILVYLLMTVNFQSWLDPLIILMALPVALGGALWMLFLTGTTLNVPSLMGTIMTIGVATANSILVVVFANDERAADKDSVEAALNAGFTRLRPVCMTALAMIIGMLPMALAFGEGGEQNAPLGRAVIGGLLLATLGTLFVVPVMYSWLRTAAPKNFDEEVDNAYDDEKDKKAAKGSRKDQQGGEPQTA, from the coding sequence ATGTGGATCGTCAGGCTGGCGTTGCGGCGCCCCTATACCTTTGTTGTCTTTTCGATTCTCATGCTGCTTCTTGGAATCGGAACGTGCGTCGAAGCTCCCAAGGATATCTATCCCTACATCGATATTCCAGTTGTGACGATCGTCTGGAGCTACACTGGTCTTCCGCCTGAAGAGATGGAAGGCCGCATCGTTACAGTCTGCGAACGAGCCTTAACAACAACGGTCAACGACATCGAGCACACAGAATCAGAGAGCTTTCAGGGTGTTGCTGTTATCCGGGTTTATTTTCAACCGCGCGTAAAGGTTGAGTTGGCAATGTCGCAAATTACTGCTGTTGTGCAGACTGTTTTGCGGGTTATGCCACCCGGAACATTTCCTCCGAACATCCTCAAATATGATGCATCGAGCGTTCCGATCGTTCAACTGGGACTGTCGGGGCAAGGGCTGACAGAAGAGGACCTCTATGATCTCGGTCTATCGTTTATTCGCCCGCGTTTGGCCAACGTCGAGGGAGCGTCGATCCCGTTGCCATACGGCGGAAAAGTCCGCCAGGTCCAGGTCGATGTGGATCCGAATCAGTTGTATTCGCATCATCTCTCAGCAAGTGATGTTTCGGTCGCCTTCAACCAGCAGAACCTGATTTTGCCTGCAGGTGTTGCCAGAATCGGCGACCGCGAATTCATCGTTAAAACAAATTCATCGCCGCTCGTTGTTTCAGCCTTAAATGATCTTCCAATCCGCAGCAGCAATGGCTCGGTTGTATTGGTCAAAGACGTTGCTCAGGTGAGGCTCGGCTATGCTCCCCAAGTCAACGTGGTCCGAGAAGATGGCAAACGATCTGCCCTGTTAACGGTACTCAAAAACGGTCAGACATCAACGCTCGACATTGTGAAGCATGTAAAGGAAATGCTTCCGCAGGTTAAGGCGGGATTGCCAGGCGGCCTGGAAATTACGCCTCTCTTTGATCAGTCGATCTTCGTCTCGGAATCGATTAATGAAGTTATCCGTGAAGCCTCGATCGCTGCGGCACTCACCGCGTTGATGATCTTGCTCTTCCTGGGTTCCTGGCGTTCCACACTGATCGTATGTATCTCCATCCCGCTCTCAATTGCGACATCCCTGGTCATCCTTTACGCTTCGGGCCAAACGATCAATGTAATGACGTTGGGAGGACTGGCACTCGCAGTCGGTATCCTCGTCGACGACGCAACGGTTGAGATCGAGAATACTCATCGCAACATGACGGAGAACAAGCCATTAATTCGAGCTATTCTCGACAGCGCGGAACAGGTGGCTTCGCCAGCCTTTGTGTCAACGCTATCGATCTGTATGGTCTTCACTCCAGTCGTCTTGTTGAGTGGCGCGGCAAAGTATCTCTTCACGCCACTGGCACTAGCTGTGGTCTTCGCTATGCTGGCCTCCTACTTCCTCTCTCGAACTCTAGTTCCGACCATGATGCACTTCCTGCTTGGGAGCGAGCTTGAGCTCTATCAAGATAAGGACAAGGCAAAAGAAGAAGAAAAGAAAAACTGGATCTGGCGATGGCACTCAAAGTTTGACCGTTGGTTTGAGAGAAGGCGTGAAAGCTATAAGCATGCACTGGAATGGACACTCGAAAACCGGGGGCTAACAATTGCGATCTTTGGTGGCTTCGTATTGCTTTCGCTGCCTCTTGTGTTTTTGATCGGGACCGATTTTTTTCCGTACGTAGATTCAGGACAGATGCGCCTTCATGTTTATCCCCCACAGGGGATGCGTCCGGAGGACTCTGAACAGTATTTCGCGAAGATAGAGAAAGAGATTCGACAGGTCATACCGCCCGGTGAGGTCAAACTCATTCTTGACAATATTGGTTTGCCAAATGGTGGTTTTAATCTCGCTTTCTCTGACAGTTCCGTTACGTCGGATTCTGACGGCGATATCCTGATCGCTCTCAATCCCGGCAAGCGAAACACTCAACTCTACATGCGACAGTTGCGCTTGGATTTACAAGCAAAGTTTCCCGACGGAGTATTCTTTTTCACGCCTGCGAATATCACGAACCAGATCCTTGACTTCGGACTACCTGCTCCGATCGACCTGCAACTCTCCGGTCGAGGCAAGAATAATTATGAAATTGCGCAGAAGCTATTGAAGCAAGTGAAAGCCATTCCTGGCGTTGCCGATGCTCACATTCATCAACAAATCGCGTTGCCCACACTCGATGTGAATGTGGACAGGCTCAAAGCAAGCCTCATCGGAGTTACACAGCAAGACGTGACTCAAAGTATGCTGGTCTCGTTAACAGGTACTGGACAAACAGCGCCGAACGAATGGCTCAATCCGCAGAACGGCGTCAACTATCAGGTTGTAGTGCAGACGCCTCAATACCGTATTGACTCGTTGCAGGCGCTAGCTCGTACGCCGATTACTTCGCCCACAGGGCACTCAAGCCAACTACTCGGCAACCTCGCTGACTTTCAGCGTGATGTCAGTCCCGTTTCAATTGGACACTACAATATCCAACCGATCTATGACGTTTATGCTTCGACGGATCAACGTGATCTGGGTGGAGTCGCGAGTGATATCCGCAAAATCATGGATAAGGCCAAGGGGGATTTACCTGTGGGCAGCACTCTCGCCCTACGTGGCGAGGTAAAGACGATGAGCGAATCGTTCACTCGCCTCGGTATCGGTATCATCTTCGCGATCATCCTTGTCTATTTGCTCATGACAGTGAACTTTCAAAGCTGGCTTGACCCGCTGATCATCTTGATGGCTTTGCCCGTCGCTCTTGGGGGCGCACTTTGGATGCTGTTTCTCACAGGTACAACTCTTAATGTTCCTTCGTTGATGGGAACTATCATGACCATCGGCGTCGCAACCGCAAACAGCATCCTTGTAGTTGTCTTCGCAAACGATGAGAGGGCAGCGGATAAAGATAGCGTTGAAGCTGCATTGAACGCGGGATTTACGCGACTGCGCCCCGTTTGCATGACGGCCCTTGCAATGATTATCGGCATGCTTCCCATGGCTCTCGCGTTCGGTGAGGGGGGTGAGCAAAACGCGCCTCTGGGCCGTGCGGTGATCGGCGGCCTCCTGTTGGCAACGCTTGGAACGCTCTTCGTTGTACCGGTCATGTATTCCTGGCTTCGCACTGCAGCGCCCAAGAACTTCGACGAAGAAGTCGATAACGCCTACGACGACGAGAAGGACAAAAAGGCAGCCAAGGGCAGTCGTAAAGATCAGCAGGGGGGCGAGCCGCAAACGGCTTGA
- a CDS encoding efflux RND transporter periplasmic adaptor subunit, with the protein MSEERKEKTYPEDERLRQFQEDPDRRMTRAEWEREESHARQAAHQRHERAKREKEPDHESVHASKKATGHKKKPLDKRKAALWIGGGLLVLLIIFLVGFLPRHNEEKKAAEAAKKRETEEPEVEVVQVKRSHKTGELTVPGTTAALVEAYVYARANGYLKKRYVDIGDHVKKGQLLALIDAPDLDQQVEQAHQQLNQAEAQLSQQQAQLALNKVTWDRWRVLVAKGVFSRQDGDQREAQYETQRALVASADRNVESFRANLNRVIALQSYERVTAPFDGVITQRNTDIGALVGSAGAASGPPMVSPDTPSSGSANVGSGNTSGSSGTPNQLGSPSTGLAQGGALFALAQFNTLRILVSVPESYANSIHQGMHAQVYTQERVGKPIPALVTRTANAIDQNSRTMLVEVDINNKTGSLYPGIYSIVTFVQVRGIPPITIPGDAVVVRNDRTTVAVVRDNKVSLVPVEIGRDYGPAIEILSGLHEGDWVVSTVTDSVQPGIKVRSRPNEEVAKQASGSEDDSNGTPDFGPSQYGDQSVVNSKSESTNQTGKPGQKKGGDQQKSGGKQKGSDKKDASK; encoded by the coding sequence ATGAGCGAAGAGCGTAAAGAAAAAACTTATCCTGAAGATGAGCGACTGAGGCAATTTCAGGAAGACCCAGATCGACGGATGACTCGCGCAGAGTGGGAGCGGGAAGAATCGCATGCTCGGCAGGCGGCGCATCAACGTCATGAACGGGCAAAGCGCGAAAAGGAGCCTGATCACGAATCGGTTCACGCTAGTAAAAAGGCCACTGGGCACAAAAAGAAGCCTCTTGATAAGCGAAAGGCGGCTCTGTGGATTGGCGGCGGACTCCTGGTGTTGCTGATCATCTTTTTGGTGGGTTTTCTGCCCAGGCACAATGAAGAGAAAAAGGCTGCCGAAGCCGCGAAGAAGCGAGAAACAGAAGAACCGGAAGTGGAGGTTGTTCAGGTTAAGCGGTCTCATAAGACAGGCGAGCTAACGGTTCCTGGAACCACCGCTGCTCTTGTCGAGGCCTATGTCTATGCTCGCGCTAATGGCTATCTGAAAAAGCGATACGTCGATATCGGCGACCATGTGAAAAAAGGTCAATTGCTAGCCCTCATCGATGCCCCTGATCTTGATCAACAGGTGGAGCAAGCTCACCAGCAGTTGAATCAGGCAGAGGCGCAATTATCGCAACAGCAGGCTCAGTTGGCCTTGAACAAGGTTACCTGGGATCGATGGCGTGTATTGGTGGCGAAAGGTGTGTTCTCGCGTCAGGATGGGGATCAGCGTGAAGCACAGTATGAAACGCAGCGCGCTCTCGTGGCCTCGGCAGATCGTAACGTTGAAAGCTTTCGAGCAAATCTCAACAGGGTCATTGCATTGCAGAGCTATGAACGCGTCACCGCTCCATTTGACGGCGTTATTACCCAGCGCAATACCGATATAGGAGCTCTGGTTGGAAGTGCAGGCGCTGCATCTGGTCCGCCGATGGTTTCACCGGACACTCCAAGTTCGGGTTCAGCCAATGTGGGCTCAGGTAATACCAGTGGTAGTTCGGGTACGCCCAACCAGTTAGGATCGCCATCCACGGGTCTGGCCCAGGGCGGCGCTCTGTTTGCTCTAGCACAATTCAACACGCTACGAATTCTGGTGTCAGTTCCCGAGAGCTATGCCAATAGCATTCATCAGGGAATGCATGCTCAGGTATACACGCAGGAACGAGTGGGCAAGCCCATCCCAGCGTTGGTGACTCGAACCGCGAACGCCATCGATCAGAATTCCAGAACTATGCTTGTGGAAGTCGATATCAACAACAAGACTGGCAGCCTTTACCCCGGCATCTACAGCATTGTCACTTTCGTTCAGGTCCGAGGTATACCTCCCATCACAATTCCAGGGGACGCCGTAGTTGTCCGCAACGACCGAACTACTGTCGCCGTCGTACGTGATAACAAAGTGAGTCTTGTACCCGTCGAGATCGGTCGAGACTACGGTCCTGCGATTGAGATTCTCAGTGGATTGCACGAAGGCGATTGGGTGGTCTCCACGGTTACGGATAGTGTCCAACCTGGAATCAAAGTCCGTAGCCGTCCAAATGAAGAGGTTGCGAAGCAGGCGTCTGGTTCTGAAGATGACTCGAATGGAACGCCTGATTTCGGCCCTTCGCAATATGGAGATCAGTCCGTGGTGAACTCTAAATCTGAAAGCACGAATCAGACGGGAAAGCCAGGCCAGAAGAAAGGCGGAGATCAGCAGAAGTCAGGTGGCAAGCAAAAAGGTAGCGACAAGAAGGATGCTTCCAAATGA